Genomic DNA from Lactuca sativa cultivar Salinas chromosome 8, Lsat_Salinas_v11, whole genome shotgun sequence:
gagagagagagagagagagagagagagtggggggGTGGGaccctttaatatatatatatatatatatatatatatatatatatatatatatatatatatatatatatatatatatatatatatatatataaggcaaaaacttcataaatggtctctgtggtagtgaaatgacagAAATGCACTTCACTTAATggccaaaagctaacggagttagcgaaaaggaccattagttaaaagttttgaaaccacaggaaccatctgtgaggttttttgaacttagggactaaacttgatattatcggaaaccacatggaccatttttaatgttttgtctagataataacatcatacttctaccaaatactcatataccacatatatatcaaacacacatacattgACATGTAGACAACAAATTTACATAGAGTCACATataaatatcaaatatacatatatatgacaATTTACAAATAATTGATACAACTACACATATTTtgcaattaaattaaaatttcacaatAAATAGAAGTAATAGAACCTGTGGCGGCGGAAATTAATAAAAATGGTTCAGTAGTGGCGGTAGTCACGGGTGGTGGTCGGGAACACAATCaacaaactaaaatttatatttttttgcaATTAACAACTCCAATAAGCTTAGAATCAATGTTACAAGAGAAAAGGGACCCGAAATTGACCTGGAAAAATGATCTCTGTCGCCCGAAAAGCTTGGTTTTGCCGGAAAAAGCTTGGTCTTCACTGGAAAATCCCTCTCGAGAGATTGGTATCTTCACCCAAAATTGATAAATCTGACGTATCCCACAATAATCGACGAAATCGACGAAGCAAGATATGGAGACGAGAGAAAGAAACGGGCTTTGGAGTGAAACAGAAGAGCAAAAGGGAAAAGATCGATTTTTTCTGAGCTTAACTCCGTTGACCTTTAGTGGCGACGCCTTTAATGGCGACTAATTGGGCTTTAGCGGCGACAGATGTCAATACCGGCGAGGATCAGAAGAGAATTATTGCCGCGTCATTTTTCTATCTTTAGTGGCAACTATTTTAGGTCTTCAGTGGCGACAAAAGTCGTCGGTATTTCCTTTATGCGTTCCACGAGTACCCTAGTCGTTGGATTAGAACAACGATCGGACGATTCTTGTTTACCGGAACGTCAAAGGGCAGATTGATGTCATTCAGCCTTTAGCTGCGACACCAATAACGGTGACACTGATCTTTAATGGCGACAAATTAAATAGTCACCGCTAAAGATCGGTGTCGCCGCTAAATGCTGTATTTCTTATAGTGTTGTCCACGTTATAGTTTCAAAATAGCCACTTCCCTAAAGCATAAGAAATAGCCCTTTTCTTCGAAAATGACTACACATTTTAAGAACAATATGTGGTCACTAATGAATCAAAACAGGTTCAAAACACTTGATATATGGTACACAATCATCCATGTAACACGGCCAAACGatttctttcaaaacattcttTAATTCCCATGAGATTAATAATAACTCTGAAACTGAGAAAACGAAAAACAAAAATATGGCAACTTTATTTTATGTGGGGTAGAAGAAGCACTCAGCAGAACTAATGATTAACAAAATATATGGGTGTACCATTATTTATTTTGCTTTTATGGTTCACAAACATAGAAAATAACACGTACCACATACATATATGATAATGCTATAGAAACTATTATGTACATTACTGGTAGTTTGTAACAGAGATGGGTAACAATGCATGTTCTACAGTGCTGGATTCGTCTGCACATGTGCTTCCACTAAAATTCAGCATCCACTTTTGGTTTTATTTTTTGTAAAAGAATATTTTGTCTCCTCAACTAATACCCTTGTAATTTTTTAAACATGTAGTAAAATATAACGAAATTTGTATAATACGACTAAACGTTAAACACAGTGATATTCAAAGTGACCGAGCCTTCTTTAAAACGATTCAAATAATTTTGAGTTTAAATCTGAAGCTCGTTATTATGTAAACAATAAAACTCTAAGTGCGATACACATTGCTAGAATCTTCTGATGCAGATGTGGTAGGGCTATCTTTGCCGATTAACATAATTATCTGTCGACAGAACATAATATTCTCACTACAAGTTATAACCTTTTGGGCTATATAAGGAGAGGTTCTTCTATGAAACAGAAGTAGGTTTTCTTTTCGGACTTCAATCCTCTTTCAGGAAAGATCATGGTAATAAATAGCATATGTAGCTAGCTACTAAACCCTAGTTCTTGGTTTGTTTACATTACAAACTTTCTTTTGATCATTATTTCTTTAGTTTCATTGCTTAAGTTCTTTGTTTCGTATGTGGTGATCAGGAGGGTAAGGTGGGTTTGACCGTAGTTGACGCTGTAGATTACAAGGGTTTACCTGCTGATAGGGCGAAAACTGGTGGTTGGGTGCCTGCTTCTCTCATCCTAGGTCAGTTCATCTTCGTATTAATTCTGTCATGCATTTCGTATATGGCCACTTTATGTTCTTAGAGTCAAGTATTAAGTTTGAATATTGCATAATACTATACTACCTCCGTAATATTGTATGTAAGTGGAAACGAATGGAAGGAGATCGATTCATATATATCTCAATGTTAGATATACACATTACGTAAGCGATGTCTGTGATGAGTGCTTTTGTTTATCGTGCTCGTTATTCCGCCATGCATGGACCAGTTTTGGCTAGCGTGAAGCAAAGATGGGTTAAATCTCGTTGCCTTTTAATTGATCACAGTACAATATATACAAGGCAATCCCGATAATTTAGGGATATGATTATGATATGGATAAATACAAATAAACGTACAACAATTTAATACAAAGGATAAGGTCATCTACAATCTTGTCGTTCAACATATTTGTATACATAGACAGAAATGAAGTTAATTAAACCAAGATTCACATCTCAATGTTTGTGCTTACTTTTGCAATCAAAAGTTCAAGATTAGGTTAATCTCTTTATCTTCCACATTATTCTGCTTGAGTTCTTTGTAGAAAGTGATGGTTCGTAGTGTCTAACCTCAAGAGAGCGATAGGCACTAAAGGGTACGATATGACACATATAAATGAACTATACTTAAATTGGGTCTTTTGCGAGGGATAATTATCGTCGCCTAACATACAACAGTAGATCAAATCAAATTGACAAATTCAAATGTCACCAACAAACAAAAAATCAATTCTCCTACACATTAACTATTCCTTAACTTTTCCAAATACAACAGTAGATCGTGTCATGAAGATAGACAATCTTTCTCATAATCAATCATCACTCATGTTTTCCTGATTCCTGGTCAAAACAAGAATCTTTTCATTTGACTTTTTGCTCAAATAACAGGAATCGAAATATGCGAGAGGCTTTCCACGATGGGAATCGCAGTAAACCTGGTGACATATTTGGGTGGAACCATGCATCTCTCCAGCTCAGCTTCAGCCAACGTCGTCACCGATTTCATGGGCACGTCTTTCCTATTGTGCCTTCTTGGTGGCTTTTTAGCTGACACTTTTCTTGGAAGATACAAAACTATTGTCATTTTTGCCTCTATTCAAACTCTTGTAAGTTGTTCTTATTCCGTTAAACTTCTACCACGTATGATCATGGCTAATTCGAGATCTTGATTCATGATTACTGAATTGTTTAGGGTACGTGTGCGTTGGCATTGTCGACCAAGATACCACAGCTCAGGCCACCACCATGCCACTCTCTTGAAAACTGCAAACAAGCAAGTGGTTTACAAATGGGGATCTTGTATCTTGCTTTGTATCTTATAGCCGTTGGTACGGGTGGTCTGAAATCAAGTGTTTCTGGATTTGGAACAGACCAGTTTGACGAAAAGAATGAAGAGGAAAAGATCCAAATGGCTTATTTCTTTAATAGGTTTTTCTTCTTTATAAGTTTGGGAACGTTAATGGCAGTTACAGTGCTCGTGTACATACAAGATGAAGTTGGTAGAAGTTGGGCTTACGGAATTTGCTCAGTCTCAATGTTCACGGCGATTTTGGTGATCGTGTCTGGGACTAAAAGGTATCGATACAAAAAAAGTGCAGGAAGTCCTATTGTTCAGATTTTTCAAGTGATTGTTGCTGCTCTAAAGAAGAGAAAGATGGATCTTCCTTATGATTCAGgcttgttatacgaaaattcgccTGAGgtttcaagaatcaaacacacgaATCAGTTTCGGTATATTCCTTTAACTCACTAGCGTCACTATGTGTTTAATCTATTTAAATACGAAAGTTTGTTGTTTTATTCGATTAAGACATATTTTGTCGCTAATATTACTTTATTTTCTTGCATGTAGTTGCTTAGACAAGGCAGCAATAGTAGCAGAAGGCGACTTTGAGAAAAATTCTTCGAGTTCTTGGAATCCATGGAAGCTATGTACGGTGACaagggtggaggaagtgaagatgATGGTGAGGTTACTGCCAATATGGGCGACGACGATTCTTTTTTGGACTACTTATGCTCAAATGATTACCTTTTCCGTCGAGCAAGCTGCCACCATGAGAAGAACTGTCGGAGGTTTCCAAATCCCTGCCGGATCGCTCACTGTCTTCTTCGTCGCTGCAATCTTGCTCAGCTGCGCGGTGTACGATTCTCTGATTATCCCAATTTGGAAGAAATGGAAAGGAACACCGGGGTTCACTGATTTACAAAGAATTGGGTTGGGTCTTGCTCTCTCAGCGCTAGGAATGGCGGCAGCGTCGTTGGGCGAGGTGAAAAGATTATCGGTGGCGAGGCGGCACCCCACTCAGACGACGGAGCCGCTTCCTATCAGCGTCTTCATCCTGATCCCACAGTTCTTCTTCGTGGGGTCCGGTGAGGCGTTTATTTACACCGGCCAGCTTGATTTTTTTATCACTAGATCACCAAAAGGGATGAAAACGATGAGCACTGGTCTGTTTCTAACAACGCTGTCACTGGGTTTTTTCTTGAGCAGTCTCTTGGTGACTGTGGTGAAGAATGTCACCGGAAACAATGGTGAAGGTGGGTGGCTCGCCAACAACATTAATAATGGAAGGCTTGATCTCTTCTATGGATTAGTGGCGGCTTTGAGCGGCTTAAATTTTGCAATTTATCTTGTATGTGCAGCTTGGTACAAGAAAGACAAAGGTAAATCGACAGATGTCGTTGAAATGGAGAATTGTTAGACTTTTGAAAGTGGCATCTCAATTAAGATTTGTGTGCAGATTTTATTTTCTTGTTGGCAATGTACACAAAGAAAATACGAATAAAAAGTGTGTTTTCTTAATGTGTTATTtacaaacatatattttttttgttgtagtttttgaaaactaataactaTTTCGCTCCATaaatttgcggtttttaaaaaacaaaaaaacacacCATCggtttttactttttattatGGTTGCGATTTATTGGTTGCGGTTTATGTGGTTTTTGTGGTTAAATTTAGTTGCGGTGCGATTTTTGCTCATCCCTAAGTATCTAAGTttgatatgtttttttattaGCTTTATTAAAATGATGAGTATAACCAATGTTTTAGATAAAGCTATGTGTAACTTTGACGTTACTGTCGAACTTCAAGTTTTTACGAGCCGTGGTGAGTCTCGTCGTTTGTAAGGCATAATATAAGGCGACAATTTtgtgtttatgtgtgtgtgtctatatatatatatatatatatatatatatatatatatatatatatatatatatatatatatatatatatatatatatatatattattcattcttatatacatatattttatcTTTGAATTTGTCTGTATATACCTCAACTTGCCTCTGTAATGATTGTATGTAAATTATAATGTCATCAGCATAACAGCCTTTCCTGTCAcctttaattaaaaattaaaagaaaaagaaaaatgtcATCTCAAATTACAAACACTTTGTACAAAGTTTccatatataataaataatatttttttttcttagtaCCTTGTTGCAACCAGGAACAAGATCTTGAAGGAACTTCGTCCTCTCACTGATCTTTTCTCTTCTGACATGACATTTCCACAAGAAGAATGTCAATTGGTTTCATGAGAAAAAAATGGAACAGAATTGAAACGAATAGAATGGAATATAATTGACATACCCTTTTTCAACATGAATTAGTCCTTTGGTAGTTTTGCAGATTCCTTTGTTTGCTTCTGATTACCATTTCAATTTCAATTCCAAACTGCAGGTGATATAAGTAGTAGTTTCTCAGAATAGGTGAAGAAGAGAAGGATTGCAATCCAAGAATAAGGCCAAGAGACAATTAAGAACTTAAAACTtgaaaccttctttaagacaaaAGTGACTTTAACATGAGGATTTCAACatcacaatcaatcatggcaaGTTACACAATGATGAAAGAAAATAAATCACAAAGTTACAAGAACAAGTATATGGAGGATGGTTTAACTATTAACTGAATTGTTTCTATCAAATCCATGGCATTGTTGAAAATTACAACAAATAGGTGTTGAATAACATGTTTATGCTAAAGTAATGAAGAATTAGACATACAGACTATGAAATGAATCATATGTTACTATCAAATTGGATTATAAACACTATAAGTAATCAATGGAGGAGTATATTCTTCAGATCCCAACTATTGGTGTTTAATCATTATGCATTGAAAATCAGCAATTAAAAAGCTTAAGAACCATAAATAACATATAAATATAGCATATGAATCTCGAAAGAAAAGTGATTTAGCAACAAGAGAATCAGTATTGAAAACATATATCGGTGAAAAAAACAAAATACCTTTTAATTGAAGAAGCTACATTGGGGAAGATATAAGCCCCCTTCAAAACAAGAAGCTGTGAAACCATAAAAAATCACAGGTTAGGGATGGAGAAGAAGGAACAAAAAAACTTAGAAAACTCGAGATGTGATGAGCTTGAACGAAGTTTAAGGAAAAACTGATTGAGCTTTAAAAGCGTTGAACAAACCTGTGAGAGAAATGGAGATGGAGGCGTGAATAAGCTTGTGTTAAAATGTTAGGTTAAATACCTAAGAGAAGCTAATCGATGTGATCAAATCGCCTTGAGAGAGAAACAGAGAAGATCGGAGACAACTCAGGGGAAAGGGGCTTATCAGATCTTAACCTGATAGGGACGACATATCGTCCCTATAGCCACAAATAAACGACGTCGTTTCCAATTTCCAGTTAAATagataaacaatattttttttgggTTCTTTAGGACAATAGGTCGTCTCAATAGTTATCCATAAAACGCGCCAAATCTGCTTCTTTTCCCGCTTAACATGTTGAGATGAGAAGTCGACGCTGTAGGTTCAAAAAATTGGTCAACTCTATGGTGACGACATGTCGTCCCTATAGAGTGACTATAGGGACGATAAATGTCGTCCCTATAGATCTCGTCCCTATAGATGTTTATTCTTGTAGTgcttgtggtatgcattttttttgggggttttagtccaaaccatgacTTTTTTGGCTTCGTGGTCTATTTGGACTAGTTTGTATGTAAAAATGGTCCCtctgaaaattgaaatgacttAATTGCCCTCTTGATAtcattttttctatttaatttaatgttttattaagaataaaatagggcccacctctctctctctctctccctctctctctctctcggctgATTGTCTTTTTCCCCAACTTTGAAACCTGCATCTTCACCATGCCTCTTCCTTTATTCCCATGATCGATCATAGATAAGAAGGCAAATAGTGTGGAGCTGCCCTTTTGTTATAGATCAATCATACAGAAAAAGAAACAATGGCGGAGAGAAGCAAAGAAATCTGGTTATTGCTAAGTGAACCGATAAGAAACGATAGTATATAGGAACTGATCAGAAATGGAGTTGTTGATCGTcaagaaattgaaatttttttcacAAACTTATTTCTGAATATGAAGCTTCTTCATCACATGGGTTAGGTTAATTTATTTGAAAAACTCGATAACCCAAGCTCTCCTTCATCTCTTTGAAACCTGCAACTCAACCCTCTCCTTCAGCTACCACATGTTATGTGAGGAAGACGGTGCCTCCAACAGTAGATGAAAACTCTGATCTGGTTCTGATACGGTTCTCCGTCATCGAATTGTCATCTTCTCCGTTTGTTGGCCATCatctaataaaacaaaacacacacatacatactaaGATCAATTCGATTTCAACAACAAACATAACAGAAGGCATCACCGATTTAACTTTATGCCAACCAAAACCGCTTTCTCCCCTATATTCTTCAAACTCACTGCAAGAGAAATCGAAGGCAGATTAAACAAATGCATCTCAACAAGCAACCCTTATTTTGCTAATGATTTCCAATATGCCATTTAATCTcacaaattattaattttttaattataaaaattgaaaaaaaatgaaagaaaaatgaaaaagaaataccTCAAAGGTATTTTAGGTTTTTTTGGTTTTCCGAGAGACCAAATCTACAAGCGAACTACCTCAAAaggaccatcaatccaaaaaagtcgtggtttggactaaaaccccaaaaaaaatacataccatagAGAccctttttgcaattttgtctattgtTAAATACACCCATCTACTAATTAActtttaacaaatatattatagattttaaatacaataatattacatattatattatcataaataaaatatttatatataataaatttaaattaatggttaacttattataaataattattaaatatttaagattatatttataataaatatatcaagaTCACGATCATAtttgattactatattttataaattatgttATCGTATTTCAAGACTTtagtatatatttaattttttatgaaaataacacATACGACCTATGAAGTATCTAGGGTTTACccttttagtcactaaacttcTTTAGTGGCTTAATTTATGAGGGAACAAATTGTGTTGAAACCTAGCAATTTAGTCCCTTTCACTTTATTATACTCGGTAACCATGCCACATCGTTCCAATTTGACACATCATCGATAACATGACGACATTGTATTTAAGATTTGGACCTAAACGACGTCGTTTTGGAATGTTAAACGTACAGGACAAGTTCACACTATTCACCAGCCACCGTATAAAATGTGAAGCTTGTGCCCTAAAATGGCACAATTCATAACATGGCTATCCCGACTGCACCCTAAACTTCGATACCAAACGTAGAAACGGAGCCTTCACGATCATCTCAAGATCACAGTTGGTCACCCAAATACAATCGGCACATGGCTGAAAACTTCTCGAATGGAGTCACAAATGAAGACCCGACGATCAATCTACTGCAGACACAGTTGGAGGTGTCACTTGTGAGGGAAGAGATTGCAAATGATCTTCGTGGACGACGACGCAACCTCACTAGAGAGATGGACGCCCTAAATCATGAAGTTGATGATATTAGGGCAGGTCAACTCGATCTATCTAAAATGGTTGCTGATTTGAAGAATCATTTATGTTCAATGCAAGCGTCGTATGTCAACATTATTCTGGGAAAAAAGAAGTCAAAGAAAGTGAAATGGGTCTTTGGGGGTTTTTTCATTGCTCTTCTGCGGgttttaacttacatgttttataaTGACAGAAGAACTTTAGGTTAAACATTTCAATCCTTGGTTTCTATTTTGTTTTATGTGCATCTTGTTTATTCTCTTTATTAGTAACGTGTTTTGCTGGTTGTCTTTATGTTTCTGGTTGTAGTATTTGTTGTTTTCTTGATCCTGATGTTTTGATGATCATGATGTTTTGATGATCAATATTTTGATGGAAGTCACAGGTGATGGTCTCGTATGTACTTAGGTAGTTGTAGAAATTCTGTTATAACTTGTTCAATATATGTAAAGATGCAGAAACTCTTATAAATGTAAATGTAAATGTGTCGTGAAGTAGTAGGCATTTTTTATGTTGATT
This window encodes:
- the LOC111887410 gene encoding protein NRT1/ PTR FAMILY 6.2, with product MEGKVGLTVVDAVDYKGLPADRAKTGGWVPASLILGIEICERLSTMGIAVNLVTYLGGTMHLSSSASANVVTDFMGTSFLLCLLGGFLADTFLGRYKTIVIFASIQTLGTCALALSTKIPQLRPPPCHSLENCKQASGLQMGILYLALYLIAVGTGGLKSSVSGFGTDQFDEKNEEEKIQMAYFFNRFFFFISLGTLMAVTVLVYIQDEVGRSWAYGICSVSMFTAILVIVSGTKRYRYKKSAGSPIVQIFQVIVAALKKRKMDLPYDSGLLYENSPEVSRIKHTNQFRCLDKAAIVAEGDFEKNSSSSWNPWKLCTVTRVEEVKMMVRLLPIWATTILFWTTYAQMITFSVEQAATMRRTVGGFQIPAGSLTVFFVAAILLSCAVYDSLIIPIWKKWKGTPGFTDLQRIGLGLALSALGMAAASLGEVKRLSVARRHPTQTTEPLPISVFILIPQFFFVGSGEAFIYTGQLDFFITRSPKGMKTMSTGLFLTTLSLGFFLSSLLVTVVKNVTGNNGEGGWLANNINNGRLDLFYGLVAALSGLNFAIYLVCAAWYKKDKGKSTDVVEMENC